In Sorghum bicolor cultivar BTx623 chromosome 10, Sorghum_bicolor_NCBIv3, whole genome shotgun sequence, one genomic interval encodes:
- the LOC110431117 gene encoding uncharacterized protein LOC110431117, with protein sequence MSQIDQLASAAKSATGVENVSSVTTRGGKTTRDPPNPNHCIAKTPHQQEQISAEPVDPQDESSDEEPTPEVYGDTMMLPFSTRWRKKKKDGEEQFLCFVEMVEKTNVSVPLMDVLHIPSYAKFIKDIINNKQPLPSAEVVKLTEECSAAILNHLPEKKQDPGCPTITCSIGTQHFVHALCDLGASVSVIPKSVFDRLNFTNLEPTNLTLQLADSSVRYPAGIAQDIPVKIRGYYVPVDFVVLNMELTK encoded by the coding sequence ATGTCCCAGATAGATCAGCTTGCTTCTGCTGCTAAGTCTGCTACTGGTGTTGAAAATGTTAGTTCGGTGACCAcgagagggggtaagaccactcgtgatccaCCAAACCCAAACCATTGTATAGCTAAGACTCCGCATCAACAAGAACAAATATCTGCTGAGCCCGTTGATCCTCAAGACGAATCATCAGATGAGGAACCGACTCCAGAAGTTTATGGGGACACCATGATGCTTCCTTTCTCCACCAggtggaggaagaagaagaaggacggaGAAGAGCAATTTCTCTGCTTCGTGGAAATGGTCGAGAAGACAAACGTCAGCGTCCCGCTGATGGATGTCTTGCACATACCATCCTATGCTAAGTTTATCAAGGATATCATCAACAACAAGCAGCCATTACCCTCCGCAGAAGtcgtcaagctgacagaagagtgTAGCGCAGCTATACTCAACCATCTACCTGAGAAGAAGCAAGATCCTGGGTGCCCCACAATTACATGCTCAATAGGCACCCAACATTTTGTTCATGCCTTATGTGATCTTGGGGCGAGTGTGAGCGTCATACCGAAATCAGTCTTTGATAGGCTAAACTTCACCAACTTGGAACCAACCAACCTGACACTCCAGTTAGCGGACTCGTCAGTTCGGtacccagcagggattgcccaaGACATCCCTGTCAAGATCCGAGGATATTACGTCCCCGTGGATTTTGTGGTGTTAAATATGGAACTCACCAAATAG